A window of Lysobacter terrestris contains these coding sequences:
- a CDS encoding YbhB/YbcL family Raf kinase inhibitor-like protein, whose protein sequence is MQIHSDSFEHRQRIPAEFAAGQPTADGYGFAPNRNPHLAWRDVPAGTQSFALLCIDPDVPTDISPAQIPVAQPRTEFTHWVIVDIPAGVHEFAAGSCSDGVVAHGKAAPAGPAGSRQGLNDYTGWFANDPAMRGDWRGYDGPFPPPHDLRLHRYFFRVFALDVARLDLPARFSTGEVLHAMQGHVLGEASIYGTYALNPVVAD, encoded by the coding sequence ATGCAGATCCACAGCGACAGCTTCGAACACCGCCAGCGCATTCCCGCCGAATTCGCCGCCGGCCAGCCCACTGCCGACGGCTACGGCTTCGCACCCAACCGCAATCCGCACCTGGCCTGGCGCGACGTGCCCGCGGGCACGCAGTCGTTCGCGCTGCTGTGCATCGATCCGGACGTGCCCACCGACATCAGCCCGGCGCAGATCCCGGTCGCGCAGCCGCGCACCGAGTTCACCCACTGGGTCATCGTCGACATCCCCGCCGGCGTGCACGAGTTCGCCGCCGGCAGCTGCAGCGACGGCGTGGTCGCGCACGGCAAGGCCGCACCGGCCGGTCCGGCCGGCAGTCGCCAGGGCCTCAACGACTACACCGGCTGGTTCGCCAACGACCCCGCCATGCGCGGCGACTGGCGCGGCTACGACGGCCCGTTCCCGCCGCCGCACGACCTGCGCCTGCACCGCTACTTCTTCCGCGTGTTCGCCCTCGACGTGGCCAGGCTCGACCTGCCCGCGCGCTTCAGCACCGGCGAGGTGCTGCACGCGATGCAGGGCCACGTGCTGGGCGAGGCGTCGATCTACGGCACGTATGCGTTGAATCCGGTGGTCGCCGACTGA
- a CDS encoding YheT family hydrolase, which yields MLTAADYRPPRWLRNAHVQSLLGTSVLRRRHGERALRDCGAVTREHLIDGGDGVRLHGLHSVVPGLESRGLALLLHGWEGSADSSYMRLTAAQLLRRGFEVFRLNFRDHGDTHHLNEGLFHSNRIDEVVHAACDVAARFARRPLVVAGYSLGGNFALRLALRAPAAGLELAHVAAVCPVLDPARTMDSMERGLPVYLWYFERKWRGSLLRKRELFPQLHAFDNQVLSLRMRPLTQWLVERHTDFGTLERYFDGYSVAGNRLAALQVPASILMAADDPVIPVDGFRQLRLAPDTALEISPWGGHCGFLESARLDGFAEHWVAQRLVERTDPA from the coding sequence ATGCTCACCGCCGCCGACTACCGCCCGCCGCGCTGGTTGCGCAACGCGCACGTGCAGTCGCTGCTCGGCACCAGCGTGCTGCGGCGCCGGCACGGCGAACGCGCGCTGCGCGACTGCGGTGCGGTCACCCGCGAGCACCTGATCGATGGCGGCGACGGCGTGCGCCTGCACGGCCTGCACAGCGTCGTGCCCGGGCTCGAATCGCGCGGGCTCGCCCTGCTCCTGCACGGCTGGGAAGGCAGCGCCGATTCCAGCTACATGCGCCTGACCGCGGCGCAGCTGCTGCGCCGCGGCTTCGAGGTGTTCCGCCTCAACTTCCGCGACCACGGCGACACCCACCACCTCAACGAAGGCTTGTTCCACTCCAACCGCATCGACGAGGTCGTGCACGCCGCCTGCGACGTCGCCGCGCGCTTCGCCCGCCGCCCGCTGGTGGTCGCCGGCTATTCGCTCGGCGGCAACTTCGCCCTGCGCCTGGCCCTGCGCGCGCCCGCGGCCGGTCTTGAACTCGCCCACGTCGCCGCGGTGTGCCCGGTGCTCGATCCGGCGCGGACGATGGATTCGATGGAGCGGGGCCTGCCGGTGTACCTGTGGTACTTCGAGCGCAAGTGGCGCGGCTCGCTGCTGCGCAAGCGCGAGCTGTTCCCGCAGCTGCACGCCTTCGACAACCAGGTGCTGAGCCTGCGCATGCGCCCGCTGACGCAGTGGCTGGTCGAGCGGCACACCGACTTCGGCACGCTGGAGCGCTATTTCGATGGCTATTCGGTCGCCGGCAACCGCCTGGCCGCCCTGCAGGTGCCGGCCAGCATCCTGATGGCCGCGGACGATCCGGTGATCCCGGTCGACGGCTTCCGCCAGCTCCGCCTCGCGCCGGACACCGCGCTGGAGATCTCGCCGTGGGGCGGGCATTGCGGGTTCCTGGAGAGCGCGCGGCTGGACGGCTTCGCCGAGCACTGGGTGGCGCAGCGGCTGGTCGAGCGCACCGATCCGGCCTGA
- a CDS encoding lysophospholipid acyltransferase family protein, translating to MTAPPPTAGANAPGARLARALRYLYRVPLLLWHILVHLPLAMLMTTPLTERLRWGDESLEHRVIRAWSAGLMRVFGFRLRRVGTPLPGAAMFVANHVSWIDIETLHSQRMMGFVAKREIQSWPVVGWLAQRGETIFHARGSTESLGGVLHEMLSRLRDGRSVGVFPEGGTRGGGEIGPFHARIFLAAVEAGVPVQPVALRYGAGGSAQHVVAFAPRESFFGNFVRLLGEPARVAEVHFLAPIAPGETDGRRRLAELARSRIIAAMTGP from the coding sequence ATGACTGCGCCGCCCCCCACTGCCGGCGCCAACGCGCCCGGGGCGCGTCTGGCGCGCGCCTTGCGTTATCTCTACCGCGTCCCGCTGCTGCTGTGGCACATCCTCGTGCACCTGCCGCTGGCGATGCTGATGACCACGCCTTTGACCGAGCGCCTGCGCTGGGGCGACGAATCGCTCGAACACCGCGTGATCCGCGCCTGGTCCGCCGGGCTGATGCGCGTGTTCGGCTTCCGCCTGCGCCGCGTCGGCACGCCGCTGCCGGGCGCGGCGATGTTCGTCGCCAACCACGTCAGCTGGATCGACATCGAGACGCTGCACAGCCAGCGCATGATGGGTTTCGTCGCCAAGCGCGAGATCCAGAGCTGGCCGGTGGTGGGCTGGCTGGCGCAGCGCGGCGAGACCATCTTCCACGCGCGCGGCAGCACCGAGTCGCTGGGCGGCGTGCTGCACGAGATGCTGTCGCGGCTGCGCGACGGCCGCAGCGTCGGCGTGTTCCCCGAAGGCGGCACGCGCGGCGGCGGCGAAATCGGCCCGTTCCACGCACGCATCTTCCTCGCCGCGGTCGAGGCCGGCGTGCCGGTGCAGCCGGTGGCGCTGCGCTACGGCGCGGGCGGCAGCGCCCAGCACGTGGTGGCGTTCGCGCCGCGCGAGAGTTTCTTCGGCAACTTCGTGCGCCTGCTCGGCGAACCGGCGCGCGTGGCCGAAGTGCACTTCCTGGCGCCGATCGCGCCGGGCGAGACCGACGGCCGCCGCCGCCTCGCCGAACTCGCGCGCAGCCGCATCATCGCCGCGATGACGGGGCCGTAA
- a CDS encoding tetratricopeptide repeat protein, with product MYEPILDALRRGAAAEALSAARAAVAANPQDATAHRLLATAHRMDGDRDAALAAVDAALALTPDDASLHVERAGLLLGGRQLDDAQAALAQAVGLDPNQFPAYVIQGQLALARGDLAEADRVAKLAGRIAPEHPQVAAIEGMVTLRRGDADRALAILSHAAQQAPDDATVRNALGFAYIAKGHFAFAEQTFRKQLETQPEAAALRGLVVDLVRRQGRYAEAADEAATLLEGNPSPGMQRIVGELELQAGRTERALPALKAAFAAMPRDRRTLEALLEAWRRTNDAEDARTTLDAALAAHPLEDALWRARLVAEPFAGEGALAVVERWMEAQPDSIPALQARATIHDAAGETERADEIAYEIVALQPGHSQAELRIIDVLLRTQPDAAVARVRDLIERSQDPEARRMLKQLLGRCLDVAGDFAAAAASWAEVHADVADQRLPLPPLTAAIGELPPLQPLPENAPGVLLLWGPPGSLVERIGITFDLPGSQLRTDRYSMRPPADPLQRYGTAQELLDGRLDGQFLVNQWRAALPAREVHDGQIFDWLVTWDNALLHALRPHLPEAMLLLAVRDPRDMLLSWLAFGSPQRFAFESPTVAARWLAAALVQIADLHEHDWFPHRLLKLDDLVDDPAAMAAAVGAALDTTAPAPATLGPVQFAPGHWRTYAAPLAEAFALLTPVAVRLGYPEN from the coding sequence ATGTACGAGCCCATTCTCGACGCGCTGCGCCGCGGCGCTGCCGCCGAAGCCCTGTCCGCCGCGCGCGCTGCCGTCGCCGCCAACCCGCAGGACGCCACCGCCCACCGCCTGCTCGCCACCGCCCACCGCATGGACGGCGACCGCGACGCCGCGCTGGCCGCCGTGGATGCGGCCCTGGCGCTGACGCCCGACGACGCCAGCCTGCACGTGGAACGCGCCGGCCTGCTGCTCGGCGGCCGCCAGCTCGACGACGCCCAGGCCGCGCTGGCCCAGGCGGTGGGCCTCGATCCCAACCAGTTCCCGGCCTACGTCATCCAGGGCCAGCTCGCGCTCGCCCGCGGCGACCTCGCCGAAGCCGACCGCGTCGCCAAGCTGGCCGGACGCATCGCCCCGGAGCATCCGCAGGTCGCGGCGATCGAAGGCATGGTGACCCTGCGTCGCGGCGACGCCGATCGCGCCCTGGCGATCCTGTCGCACGCCGCGCAGCAGGCCCCCGACGACGCCACGGTGCGCAACGCGCTCGGCTTCGCCTACATCGCCAAGGGCCATTTCGCCTTCGCCGAACAGACCTTCCGCAAGCAGCTGGAAACCCAGCCCGAGGCGGCGGCACTGCGCGGCCTGGTCGTGGACCTGGTGCGCCGCCAGGGCCGCTACGCCGAAGCCGCGGACGAAGCTGCCACGCTGCTGGAAGGCAACCCGTCGCCGGGCATGCAGCGCATCGTCGGCGAACTGGAACTACAGGCCGGCCGCACCGAGCGCGCGCTGCCGGCGCTGAAGGCCGCCTTCGCCGCGATGCCGCGCGACCGCCGCACCCTCGAAGCGTTGCTGGAAGCCTGGCGCCGCACGAACGACGCCGAAGACGCGCGCACCACCCTGGACGCGGCCCTCGCCGCGCACCCGCTGGAAGACGCGCTGTGGCGCGCGCGCCTGGTCGCCGAGCCGTTCGCGGGCGAAGGCGCGCTGGCCGTGGTCGAACGCTGGATGGAGGCACAGCCCGACAGCATCCCGGCACTGCAGGCGCGCGCCACCATCCACGACGCCGCCGGCGAAACCGAACGGGCCGACGAGATCGCCTACGAGATCGTCGCCCTCCAGCCCGGCCACAGCCAGGCCGAGCTGCGCATCATCGATGTGCTGCTGCGCACCCAGCCGGACGCCGCCGTGGCCCGCGTCCGCGACCTGATCGAACGCTCGCAGGATCCCGAAGCCCGACGCATGCTGAAGCAGCTGCTGGGCCGCTGCCTGGACGTGGCCGGCGACTTCGCCGCGGCCGCCGCCAGCTGGGCCGAGGTGCACGCCGACGTCGCCGACCAGCGCCTGCCGCTGCCGCCGCTGACCGCCGCGATCGGCGAACTGCCGCCGCTGCAGCCGCTGCCGGAAAACGCCCCGGGCGTGCTGCTGCTGTGGGGGCCGCCGGGCTCGCTGGTCGAGCGCATCGGCATCACCTTCGACCTGCCCGGCTCGCAGTTGCGCACCGACCGTTACAGCATGCGTCCGCCGGCCGATCCGCTGCAGCGCTACGGCACCGCGCAGGAACTGCTCGACGGCCGCCTCGATGGGCAGTTCCTGGTGAACCAGTGGCGCGCGGCGCTGCCCGCGCGCGAGGTACACGACGGCCAGATCTTCGACTGGCTGGTGACCTGGGACAACGCGCTGCTGCACGCGCTGCGTCCGCACCTGCCCGAGGCGATGCTGCTGCTCGCCGTGCGCGATCCGCGCGACATGCTGCTGAGCTGGTTGGCGTTCGGCTCGCCGCAGCGCTTCGCCTTCGAATCGCCGACGGTCGCCGCGCGCTGGCTGGCTGCGGCGCTGGTGCAGATCGCCGACCTGCACGAGCACGACTGGTTCCCGCACCGCCTGCTCAAGCTCGACGACCTGGTCGACGACCCGGCGGCGATGGCCGCGGCGGTGGGCGCCGCGCTGGATACGACCGCACCGGCACCGGCGACGCTGGGTCCGGTCCAGTTCGCGCCCGGCCACTGGCGCACCTATGCCGCGCCGCTGGCGGAGGCGTTCGCGCTGCTCACGCCGGTCGCGGTACGGTTGGGTTACCCGGAAAACTGA
- a CDS encoding RDD family protein, with product MNDENPYRASGATLEHALPRLDIDSASKVRRFFNWLIDRVAVYLAFAAVGIVAALTGNLAVLDWMQNIDRITDIVVTSSILVAYYTLMEGAFGFTLGKLVTNTRVVDEYGQPPAFRKAFYRSLCRLIPFNAFSLLMSDDETRRGWHDSIPKTYVVMRPRRGAPVGKPRHNVSHQFGASAIGPAPVPAPAVEP from the coding sequence ATGAACGACGAGAATCCATACCGCGCCTCGGGCGCGACGCTTGAGCACGCGCTGCCCCGGCTCGACATCGACTCCGCGTCCAAGGTGCGCCGCTTCTTCAACTGGCTGATCGACCGGGTCGCGGTTTACCTGGCCTTCGCAGCGGTCGGAATCGTCGCCGCATTGACCGGCAATCTCGCCGTGCTCGACTGGATGCAGAACATCGACCGGATCACCGACATTGTCGTGACCTCGTCCATCCTGGTGGCGTACTACACGCTGATGGAAGGCGCGTTCGGCTTCACCCTCGGCAAGCTGGTCACGAACACGCGTGTCGTCGACGAGTACGGCCAGCCGCCTGCGTTCCGCAAGGCCTTCTATCGCAGCCTGTGCCGGCTGATTCCGTTCAATGCCTTCTCGCTGCTGATGAGCGACGACGAAACCCGCCGCGGCTGGCACGATTCGATTCCGAAGACCTACGTGGTGATGCGGCCGCGCCGCGGCGCTCCGGTCGGCAAGCCGCGGCACAACGTGAGCCATCAGTTCGGCGCAAGCGCGATCGGTCCGGCCCCCGTGCCGGCACCGGCCGTCGAACCGTAA
- a CDS encoding META and DUF4377 domain-containing protein — MSRKLLAAASLLALAACTTARDDAAPAPAAPAADATAALESQHWSLLHSTDQAGQAIAALQPPGKQPLQLDFADGRLGVSGGCNRIGAGYRLDAGTLHVGPTMQTQMACADRTLMELDAAIAARLQGALRTQLQGGEPPQLQLVAANGDTLVLTGAPTAQARYGGEGATVFFEVAPQRVACAHPLIRDMQCLRVRERSYATNGTLASQGEWQPLYQAIEGYTHTPGTRNVLRVKKYAIKNPPADAPAVAYVLDLVVEAELVER; from the coding sequence ATGTCCCGCAAACTCCTCGCCGCCGCTTCGCTCCTCGCCCTCGCCGCCTGCACCACGGCGCGCGATGACGCCGCACCGGCGCCGGCCGCGCCCGCCGCCGACGCCACCGCCGCGCTGGAAAGCCAGCACTGGAGCCTCCTGCACAGCACGGACCAGGCCGGCCAAGCCATCGCCGCCCTGCAGCCGCCGGGCAAGCAGCCGTTGCAGCTCGACTTCGCCGACGGCCGCCTCGGCGTCAGCGGCGGCTGCAACCGCATCGGCGCCGGCTACCGCCTCGACGCCGGCACGCTGCACGTGGGCCCGACCATGCAGACGCAGATGGCCTGCGCGGACCGCACGCTGATGGAGCTCGACGCCGCCATCGCCGCGCGCCTGCAGGGCGCATTGCGCACGCAACTGCAGGGCGGCGAGCCGCCGCAACTGCAGCTGGTCGCCGCCAACGGCGACACCCTGGTGCTCACCGGCGCGCCCACCGCGCAGGCGCGCTACGGCGGCGAAGGCGCGACGGTGTTCTTCGAGGTCGCGCCGCAACGCGTGGCCTGCGCGCACCCGCTGATCCGCGACATGCAGTGCCTGCGCGTGCGCGAACGCAGCTACGCGACCAACGGCACGCTCGCCTCGCAGGGCGAATGGCAGCCGCTGTACCAGGCGATCGAGGGCTACACGCACACCCCGGGCACCCGCAACGTGCTGCGGGTGAAGAAGTACGCGATCAAGAATCCGCCGGCGGATGCACCGGCGGTGGCGTACGTGCTTGACCTGGTGGTCGAGGCGGAACTGGTGGAAAGGTAA